GCCCTGCGCCGGGACCGCATCGAGCGGGAAGAGGACTTCCCCCGCGACGTGGCCGAGCTGCAGCACCTGCTGGCCCCGGCCGAACCCGGCCAGCAGCTCATCGCCATGCCCGGCGCGGGCACCCGGGTACCCATCTGGCTGCTTGGCTCCAGCCTCTTCTCGGCACGGCTGGCCGCGGCCCGGGGCCTGCCCTACGCCTTTGCGTCCCACTTTGCGCCGCGCCTGCTGCTGCAGGCCGTCGAACTGTACCGCCGCGAATTCCAGCCCTCGGCCCAGCTCGCCGCCCCCTACGTGATCATC
This sequence is a window from Candidatus Hydrogenedentota bacterium. Protein-coding genes within it:
- a CDS encoding MsnO8 family LLM class oxidoreductase, with the translated sequence ALRRDRIEREEDFPRDVAELQHLLAPAEPGQQLIAMPGAGTRVPIWLLGSSLFSARLAAARGLPYAFASHFAPRLLLQAVELYRREFQPSAQLAAPYVIIGVPLIAAPSDEEADFLASSTFRRVLGILRGDRRRLQPPEENFMAGLHPEERAAIGDFLGAAVIGGPDTVRDGLARLLAATGADELMLVC